Proteins encoded by one window of Mus musculus strain C57BL/6J chromosome 10, GRCm38.p6 C57BL/6J:
- the Caps2 gene encoding calcyphosin-2 isoform X2 has protein sequence MLLRFMGTAYPPCICLTGDTQSLFLPAPPWLWFRETSSQAQSAAKQGWTSRSWTNQNSCLPMVPPLDLGSLVDSDEEDNFSQTARGTVHVHLNPPRSEPALGWVLPCQRPNSQHRLQEVEQDVIPEDLPAPTGKYRLKYQQYASEMKDGYKQYIQRSTEKPKAASRPEATEKVEGASLDDLMTLDRKALLQQGYADSPYGRQSITRKSDVETVAIEKKKQTVAEQMMMDHLSRAVISDPEQDLNTKNQESSRVPPDSERAPLRVRRRTLHETKIRTNSALTENDLSQKVEFDGRVLSRNGRDACRELIGFFFAHDQSLTVYEYRMFGKNRTSVLPFIKKDIYHHQCGRRKGKQYELGDVYTGATLTFLSCDQPSLPKTIKENALLRLRITNIDQVALNSLKAASAEHGEEEAVSPEAHDQLVLQAIQDKLKEQLHKKGARILTGLGRYFQGLDKEGNGLLEKADFQQALKTFHLEVSEQDFESFWLILQGYGHSKNKVDYGEFKRAIFGEMNEYRKSFVRKAFMQLDFNKTGIVSVIDIRKCYCAKKHPRVISGHSTEEEIKSSFLETLKGTCSKCDEVSYGEFEDYYEGLSIGVAGDEDFVNILRIPWRI, from the exons GGTCCCACCACTTGATCTGGGAAGCCTTGTTGACTCTGATGAGGAG GATAATTTTTCACAAACAGCACGTGGTACAGTCCATGTTCATCTTAACCCACCGCGGTCAGAGCCTGCTCTGGGCTGGGTTCTGCCATGTCAAAGACCTAACAGTCAGCATCGACTACAGGAAGTG GAACAGGACGTAATACCTGAGGATTTGCCAGCGCCAACAGGCAAATACAGGCTAAAGTACCAGCAGTACGCAAGTGAAATGAAAGACGGCTACAAGCAGTATATTCAGAGGAGTACAGAGAAGCCAAAGGCAGCCAGCAGGCCAGAGGCAACCGAGAAG GTGGAAGGAGCCAGTCTGGATGACCTCATGACTTTGGATAGGAAGGCCCTCTTACAGCAAGGTTACGCAGATAGCCCTTACGGTAGACAGAGCATCACGAGGAAATCAGATGTG GAGACTGTGGCTatagagaagaagaaacagaccGTTGCAGAGCAGATGATGATGGACCACTTATCCAG GGCTGTCATCAGCGACCCAGAACAAGATTTAAACACCAAGAACCAAGAGAGTTCTCGTGTCCCTCCAGACTCAGAGAGGGCGCCACTTCGCGTCAGGAGACGAACTCTGCATGAAACGAA GATAAGAACCAACTCTGCATTAACAGAGAATGACCTTTCTCAGAAAGTAGAATTTGACGGGAGGGTCTTATCAAG aaatggacGCGATGCCTGCCGGGAACTAATTGGGTTTTTCTTTGCCCACGACCAGTCCCTAACTGTGTATGAATATCGGATGTTCGGGAAAAACAG AACAAGTGTgcttccttttattaaaaaagacatttaTCATCATCAGTGTGGACGAAGAAAAGGAAAGCAATATGAGCTTGGTGACGTCTATACT GGTGCAACTTTGACATTTTTGAGCTGTGATCAACCTAGCCTTCCAAAGAccataaaagaaaatgcattgcTTAGACTTCGAATTACAAATATTGATCAAGTAGCTTTGAATTCTCTGAA AGCTGCCTCTGCGGAACATGGGGAAGAAGAGGCAGTCAGTCCGGAGGCTCATGATCAGTTGGTGCTACAGGCCATTCAGG ATAAATTGAAAGAACAACTGCACAAGAAGGGTGCTCGTATTTTGACTGGATTGGGAAGATACTTCCAAGGTTTGGACAAGGAAGGGAATGGGCTTTTAGAAAAGGCAGATTTTCAGCAAGCTCTGAAAACCTTTCACTTGGAAGTGTCTGAACAG gaCTTTGAGTCTTTCTGGCTAATTCTGCAAGGATATGGCCATAGCAAGAACAAGGTTGACTATGGAGAATTCAAACGTGCCATTTTTGGTGAAATGAATGAATATAGGAAGTCATTTGTTCGCAAG GCCTTCATGCAACTGGATTTTAACAAAACCGGCATTGTGTCTGTAATAGACATAAGAAAGTGTTACTGCGCCAAGAAGCATCCACGTGTGATCTCAG GGCATTCAACAGAGGAGGAAATCAAATCATCTTTCCTAGAGACGTTAAAAGGCACCTGCAGCAAGTGCGATGAAGTTTCATACGGAGAATTCGAAGATTACTATGAAGGCCTAAGTATAGGGGTAGCAGGCGATGAAGACTTTGTCAACATCTTACGTATTCCGTGGAGAATTTAG
- the Caps2 gene encoding calcyphosin-2 isoform X3 yields MDLEVKGVAASRSQTRLFSGRKNSLQQGWTSRSWTNQNSCLPMVPPLDLGSLVDSDEEDNFSQTARGTVHVHLNPPRSEPALGWVLPCQRPNSQHRLQEVEQDVIPEDLPAPTGKYRLKYQQYASEMKDGYKQYIQRSTEKPKAASRPEATEKVEGASLDDLMTLDRKALLQQGYADSPYGRQSITRKSDVETVAIEKKKQTVAEQMMMDHLSRAVISDPEQDLNTKNQESSRVPPDSERAPLRVRRRTLHETKIRTNSALTENDLSQKVEFDGRVLSRNGRDACRELIGFFFAHDQSLTVYEYRMFGKNRTSVLPFIKKDIYHHQCGRRKGKQYELGDVYTGATLTFLSCDQPSLPKTIKENALLRLRITNIDQVALNSLKAASAEHGEEEAVSPEAHDQLVLQAIQDKLKEQLHKKGARILTGLGRYFQGLDKEGNGLLEKADFQQALKTFHLEVSEQDFESFWLILQGYGHSKNKVDYGEFKRAIFGEMNEYRKSFVRKAFMQLDFNKTGIVSVIDIRKCYCAKKHPRVISGHSTEEEIKSSFLETLKGTCSKCDEVSYGEFEDYYEGLSIGVAGDEDFVNILRIPWRI; encoded by the exons GGTCCCACCACTTGATCTGGGAAGCCTTGTTGACTCTGATGAGGAG GATAATTTTTCACAAACAGCACGTGGTACAGTCCATGTTCATCTTAACCCACCGCGGTCAGAGCCTGCTCTGGGCTGGGTTCTGCCATGTCAAAGACCTAACAGTCAGCATCGACTACAGGAAGTG GAACAGGACGTAATACCTGAGGATTTGCCAGCGCCAACAGGCAAATACAGGCTAAAGTACCAGCAGTACGCAAGTGAAATGAAAGACGGCTACAAGCAGTATATTCAGAGGAGTACAGAGAAGCCAAAGGCAGCCAGCAGGCCAGAGGCAACCGAGAAG GTGGAAGGAGCCAGTCTGGATGACCTCATGACTTTGGATAGGAAGGCCCTCTTACAGCAAGGTTACGCAGATAGCCCTTACGGTAGACAGAGCATCACGAGGAAATCAGATGTG GAGACTGTGGCTatagagaagaagaaacagaccGTTGCAGAGCAGATGATGATGGACCACTTATCCAG GGCTGTCATCAGCGACCCAGAACAAGATTTAAACACCAAGAACCAAGAGAGTTCTCGTGTCCCTCCAGACTCAGAGAGGGCGCCACTTCGCGTCAGGAGACGAACTCTGCATGAAACGAA GATAAGAACCAACTCTGCATTAACAGAGAATGACCTTTCTCAGAAAGTAGAATTTGACGGGAGGGTCTTATCAAG aaatggacGCGATGCCTGCCGGGAACTAATTGGGTTTTTCTTTGCCCACGACCAGTCCCTAACTGTGTATGAATATCGGATGTTCGGGAAAAACAG AACAAGTGTgcttccttttattaaaaaagacatttaTCATCATCAGTGTGGACGAAGAAAAGGAAAGCAATATGAGCTTGGTGACGTCTATACT GGTGCAACTTTGACATTTTTGAGCTGTGATCAACCTAGCCTTCCAAAGAccataaaagaaaatgcattgcTTAGACTTCGAATTACAAATATTGATCAAGTAGCTTTGAATTCTCTGAA AGCTGCCTCTGCGGAACATGGGGAAGAAGAGGCAGTCAGTCCGGAGGCTCATGATCAGTTGGTGCTACAGGCCATTCAGG ATAAATTGAAAGAACAACTGCACAAGAAGGGTGCTCGTATTTTGACTGGATTGGGAAGATACTTCCAAGGTTTGGACAAGGAAGGGAATGGGCTTTTAGAAAAGGCAGATTTTCAGCAAGCTCTGAAAACCTTTCACTTGGAAGTGTCTGAACAG gaCTTTGAGTCTTTCTGGCTAATTCTGCAAGGATATGGCCATAGCAAGAACAAGGTTGACTATGGAGAATTCAAACGTGCCATTTTTGGTGAAATGAATGAATATAGGAAGTCATTTGTTCGCAAG GCCTTCATGCAACTGGATTTTAACAAAACCGGCATTGTGTCTGTAATAGACATAAGAAAGTGTTACTGCGCCAAGAAGCATCCACGTGTGATCTCAG GGCATTCAACAGAGGAGGAAATCAAATCATCTTTCCTAGAGACGTTAAAAGGCACCTGCAGCAAGTGCGATGAAGTTTCATACGGAGAATTCGAAGATTACTATGAAGGCCTAAGTATAGGGGTAGCAGGCGATGAAGACTTTGTCAACATCTTACGTATTCCGTGGAGAATTTAG
- the Caps2 gene encoding calcyphosin-2 isoform X5 translates to MMQGWTSRSWTNQNSCLPMVPPLDLGSLVDSDEEDNFSQTARGTVHVHLNPPRSEPALGWVLPCQRPNSQHRLQEVEQDVIPEDLPAPTGKYRLKYQQYASEMKDGYKQYIQRSTEKPKAASRPEATEKVEGASLDDLMTLDRKALLQQGYADSPYGRQSITRKSDVETVAIEKKKQTVAEQMMMDHLSRAVISDPEQDLNTKNQESSRVPPDSERAPLRVRRRTLHETKIRTNSALTENDLSQKVEFDGRVLSRNGRDACRELIGFFFAHDQSLTVYEYRMFGKNRTSVLPFIKKDIYHHQCGRRKGKQYELGDVYTGATLTFLSCDQPSLPKTIKENALLRLRITNIDQVALNSLKAASAEHGEEEAVSPEAHDQLVLQAIQDKLKEQLHKKGARILTGLGRYFQGLDKEGNGLLEKADFQQALKTFHLEVSEQDFESFWLILQGYGHSKNKVDYGEFKRAIFGEMNEYRKSFVRKAFMQLDFNKTGIVSVIDIRKCYCAKKHPRVISGHSTEEEIKSSFLETLKGTCSKCDEVSYGEFEDYYEGLSIGVAGDEDFVNILRIPWRI, encoded by the exons GGTCCCACCACTTGATCTGGGAAGCCTTGTTGACTCTGATGAGGAG GATAATTTTTCACAAACAGCACGTGGTACAGTCCATGTTCATCTTAACCCACCGCGGTCAGAGCCTGCTCTGGGCTGGGTTCTGCCATGTCAAAGACCTAACAGTCAGCATCGACTACAGGAAGTG GAACAGGACGTAATACCTGAGGATTTGCCAGCGCCAACAGGCAAATACAGGCTAAAGTACCAGCAGTACGCAAGTGAAATGAAAGACGGCTACAAGCAGTATATTCAGAGGAGTACAGAGAAGCCAAAGGCAGCCAGCAGGCCAGAGGCAACCGAGAAG GTGGAAGGAGCCAGTCTGGATGACCTCATGACTTTGGATAGGAAGGCCCTCTTACAGCAAGGTTACGCAGATAGCCCTTACGGTAGACAGAGCATCACGAGGAAATCAGATGTG GAGACTGTGGCTatagagaagaagaaacagaccGTTGCAGAGCAGATGATGATGGACCACTTATCCAG GGCTGTCATCAGCGACCCAGAACAAGATTTAAACACCAAGAACCAAGAGAGTTCTCGTGTCCCTCCAGACTCAGAGAGGGCGCCACTTCGCGTCAGGAGACGAACTCTGCATGAAACGAA GATAAGAACCAACTCTGCATTAACAGAGAATGACCTTTCTCAGAAAGTAGAATTTGACGGGAGGGTCTTATCAAG aaatggacGCGATGCCTGCCGGGAACTAATTGGGTTTTTCTTTGCCCACGACCAGTCCCTAACTGTGTATGAATATCGGATGTTCGGGAAAAACAG AACAAGTGTgcttccttttattaaaaaagacatttaTCATCATCAGTGTGGACGAAGAAAAGGAAAGCAATATGAGCTTGGTGACGTCTATACT GGTGCAACTTTGACATTTTTGAGCTGTGATCAACCTAGCCTTCCAAAGAccataaaagaaaatgcattgcTTAGACTTCGAATTACAAATATTGATCAAGTAGCTTTGAATTCTCTGAA AGCTGCCTCTGCGGAACATGGGGAAGAAGAGGCAGTCAGTCCGGAGGCTCATGATCAGTTGGTGCTACAGGCCATTCAGG ATAAATTGAAAGAACAACTGCACAAGAAGGGTGCTCGTATTTTGACTGGATTGGGAAGATACTTCCAAGGTTTGGACAAGGAAGGGAATGGGCTTTTAGAAAAGGCAGATTTTCAGCAAGCTCTGAAAACCTTTCACTTGGAAGTGTCTGAACAG gaCTTTGAGTCTTTCTGGCTAATTCTGCAAGGATATGGCCATAGCAAGAACAAGGTTGACTATGGAGAATTCAAACGTGCCATTTTTGGTGAAATGAATGAATATAGGAAGTCATTTGTTCGCAAG GCCTTCATGCAACTGGATTTTAACAAAACCGGCATTGTGTCTGTAATAGACATAAGAAAGTGTTACTGCGCCAAGAAGCATCCACGTGTGATCTCAG GGCATTCAACAGAGGAGGAAATCAAATCATCTTTCCTAGAGACGTTAAAAGGCACCTGCAGCAAGTGCGATGAAGTTTCATACGGAGAATTCGAAGATTACTATGAAGGCCTAAGTATAGGGGTAGCAGGCGATGAAGACTTTGTCAACATCTTACGTATTCCGTGGAGAATTTAG
- the Caps2 gene encoding calcyphosin-2 isoform 2 (isoform 2 is encoded by transcript variant 2), which yields MVPPLDLGSLVDSDEEDNFSQTARGTVHVHLNPPRSEPALGWVLPCQRPNSQHRLQEVEQDVIPEDLPAPTGKYRLKYQQYASEMKDGYKQYIQRSTEKPKAASRPEATEKVEGASLDDLMTLDRKALLQQGYADSPYGRQSITRKSDVETVAIEKKKQTVAEQMMMDHLSRAVISDPEQDLNTKNQESSRVPPDSERAPLRVRRRTLHETKIRTNSALTENDLSQKVEFDGRVLSRNGRDACRELIGFFFAHDQSLTVYEYRMFGKNRTSVLPFIKKDIYHHQCGRRKGKQYELGDVYTGATLTFLSCDQPSLPKTIKENALLRLRITNIDQVALNSLKAASAEHGEEEAVSPEAHDQLVLQAIQDKLKEQLHKKGARILTGLGRYFQGLDKEGNGLLEKADFQQALKTFHLEVSEQDFESFWLILQGYGHSKNKVDYGEFKRAIFGEMNEYRKSFVRKAFMQLDFNKTGIVSVIDIRKCYCAKKHPRVISGHSTEEEIKSSFLETLKGTCSKCDEVSYGEFEDYYEGLSIGVAGDEDFVNILRIPWRI from the exons GGTCCCACCACTTGATCTGGGAAGCCTTGTTGACTCTGATGAGGAG GATAATTTTTCACAAACAGCACGTGGTACAGTCCATGTTCATCTTAACCCACCGCGGTCAGAGCCTGCTCTGGGCTGGGTTCTGCCATGTCAAAGACCTAACAGTCAGCATCGACTACAGGAAGTG GAACAGGACGTAATACCTGAGGATTTGCCAGCGCCAACAGGCAAATACAGGCTAAAGTACCAGCAGTACGCAAGTGAAATGAAAGACGGCTACAAGCAGTATATTCAGAGGAGTACAGAGAAGCCAAAGGCAGCCAGCAGGCCAGAGGCAACCGAGAAG GTGGAAGGAGCCAGTCTGGATGACCTCATGACTTTGGATAGGAAGGCCCTCTTACAGCAAGGTTACGCAGATAGCCCTTACGGTAGACAGAGCATCACGAGGAAATCAGATGTG GAGACTGTGGCTatagagaagaagaaacagaccGTTGCAGAGCAGATGATGATGGACCACTTATCCAG GGCTGTCATCAGCGACCCAGAACAAGATTTAAACACCAAGAACCAAGAGAGTTCTCGTGTCCCTCCAGACTCAGAGAGGGCGCCACTTCGCGTCAGGAGACGAACTCTGCATGAAACGAA GATAAGAACCAACTCTGCATTAACAGAGAATGACCTTTCTCAGAAAGTAGAATTTGACGGGAGGGTCTTATCAAG aaatggacGCGATGCCTGCCGGGAACTAATTGGGTTTTTCTTTGCCCACGACCAGTCCCTAACTGTGTATGAATATCGGATGTTCGGGAAAAACAG AACAAGTGTgcttccttttattaaaaaagacatttaTCATCATCAGTGTGGACGAAGAAAAGGAAAGCAATATGAGCTTGGTGACGTCTATACT GGTGCAACTTTGACATTTTTGAGCTGTGATCAACCTAGCCTTCCAAAGAccataaaagaaaatgcattgcTTAGACTTCGAATTACAAATATTGATCAAGTAGCTTTGAATTCTCTGAA AGCTGCCTCTGCGGAACATGGGGAAGAAGAGGCAGTCAGTCCGGAGGCTCATGATCAGTTGGTGCTACAGGCCATTCAGG ATAAATTGAAAGAACAACTGCACAAGAAGGGTGCTCGTATTTTGACTGGATTGGGAAGATACTTCCAAGGTTTGGACAAGGAAGGGAATGGGCTTTTAGAAAAGGCAGATTTTCAGCAAGCTCTGAAAACCTTTCACTTGGAAGTGTCTGAACAG gaCTTTGAGTCTTTCTGGCTAATTCTGCAAGGATATGGCCATAGCAAGAACAAGGTTGACTATGGAGAATTCAAACGTGCCATTTTTGGTGAAATGAATGAATATAGGAAGTCATTTGTTCGCAAG GCCTTCATGCAACTGGATTTTAACAAAACCGGCATTGTGTCTGTAATAGACATAAGAAAGTGTTACTGCGCCAAGAAGCATCCACGTGTGATCTCAG GGCATTCAACAGAGGAGGAAATCAAATCATCTTTCCTAGAGACGTTAAAAGGCACCTGCAGCAAGTGCGATGAAGTTTCATACGGAGAATTCGAAGATTACTATGAAGGCCTAAGTATAGGGGTAGCAGGCGATGAAGACTTTGTCAACATCTTACGTATTCCGTGGAGAATTTAG